The genomic segment GCGGTTTGAGCGGCGTCGACATCGTCGTGTCCGACAGTCACAGCGGACTCGTCAAGGCACTTCAGACCGAATTTCAGGGCTGCACGTGGCAACGGCGCCAGACCCACTTCATGCGCAATCTCTTGGACGCTGTCAACAGCGGGTTAAAACTCCCCAAAAAAAAATCGCGCTCGATTCCCCAAAAACAGCGGATTCGATTCCCCAAAATCATCGCGATTCGTTCCCCACACATACGTTCGCTTCGTCTCTTGTCCCCGAGAATGCGTGCGTAACACCAGCTCGTAGCTTGTCTTTCATCCGGTAACTGTTGCCGCGGATATTCACGGTCGTTGCGTGGTGCAGCAAGCGATAGAGCAACGCGGAGGCTAGGACCTGATCGCCGAAGAGCGTTCCCCAGTTCGTGAAACTCGTGTTGGACGTCATGATCAACGACCTTCGCTCGTACCTTTCCGATACCAGGCGGAAGAAGTTCGCGGCGTCGAGCGCGTCCAGAGGCAAGAAGCCAACCTCATCACAGATCAGAATCTTCGGCTGCGTGTAGACCCGCAGGCGCCTGTCCAGTCGCCCTTCTTGGTAGGCTCGACGCAAATCGCTCACGAGCTTCTGCATCGTGACGAAGTAGACGCTCATCCGCTGGCGAATCGCCTCCATGCCTAGGGCCACCGCGAAATGCATCTTTCCCACTCCCGGCGTCCCCAGGAAGATGACGTTGCCACATTCTTGGACAAACGTCAGCGTTGCGAGCTCTCGGATTTGGCGCTCATCCACAGACGGCTGGAACGAGAAGTCGAAGTCGGCGAGCGTCTTGTGGAACGGAAAGTTCGCCAAGCGCAGCCGAGCCTGCATGGCCCGGCTGTGCCGTTCCTCCTGTTCAGCCTCCAGCAAACGCTGGAGAAATGCGACATAGGTCGCCTCTTGCCCGGCGGCCCACTCCA from the Alicyclobacillus vulcanalis genome contains:
- the istB gene encoding IS21-like element helper ATPase IstB — its product is MSEALLVAQVEEQLLDLDLKRAAAVLPACVEWAAGQEATYVAFLQRLLEAEQEERHSRAMQARLRLANFPFHKTLADFDFSFQPSVDERQIRELATLTFVQECGNVIFLGTPGVGKMHFAVALGMEAIRQRMSVYFVTMQKLVSDLRRAYQEGRLDRRLRVYTQPKILICDEVGFLPLDALDAANFFRLVSERYERRSLIMTSNTSFTNWGTLFGDQVLASALLYRLLHHATTVNIRGNSYRMKDKLRAGVTHAFSGTRDEANVCVGNESR